In Microbacterium sp. ABRD28, the genomic stretch TTCCACGGGGTGCGGTCGCGGAGCGGCGTGCGGTGGTGGTTGAACTCGGAGTGGTACTGCATGATCGGCACGAACGTCGACGCGGCCGTCGCCCGGAGGTACAGCTCCGCCGTCGGCAGCGGTCCCGAGAACCCCGCGATGTCCCAGCCCCAGTAGAGGATGCCGCTGGCGGCGGCCGACAGCCCCGCGAACATCGACCAGCGGAAGGCCTCCCACGTGGAGTTCTCGTCGCCCGCCCACACCGCGCCGTGCGCGCCCGCCCCGGTGAACCCGGCCCGGCTGAACGTCACCGGCGCCTTCCCGGCCGAGCGGAGCAGGTCGCCGTACGCCTTGGCGTACGCGACGGCGAAGGTGTTGTTCGCCTCGTCGCCGCGCCGGCCGTCGAGGTAGACCAGTTCACTCCCCCACGCGTGCTCGCCGCCGTCGGTCTTGAACCCGTCGATGCCGACCTCCTCGACGAGGTAGCGCCGCTTCTCGGTCCACCATCGCGCGGCCCGCTCGTCGGTGAGGTCGGGCATGGTCGAGAGCGGAAACCACCAGCCGCGGTTGCGGTAGGGCCGGAGGCCCCCGCGCGCATCAGGCTCGCGGATCAGCACGTTCTCCTGCACCGCCGCCTCGCGGTCGGCCTTCGCCTGGCCGGTCGGGTGCGGACGCGCCTTCAGCAGCGGAATCTGCCAGAGGAGCACCCGGATGTCGCGCGCGTGCAGGTCATCCACCATCCCCTTGGGGTCGGGCCAGGCGCCGTCGGCGGGGAAGGTGAAGTCGGCGAGCCGGTGCGGTGCGCCATCCTCCGTCACCGCGTACTGCGCATCGTGGAACGCCGTGAACGTGCTCTCATCGCTCCACGCCTCGATGACGACCGATCCGACGGGCACGTCGTGCTCGCGGTGCAGGTCCATCTGGCGCAGCACTTCAGCCTGGGTGTTCCACTCGTTGCCGCTCGCCCACAGGCGGAACACCCAGTCGGGCAGTTCCTCGGGCCGCCCGGTCTCGCCGACGAACGCGTCGAGCACCTCGCGCGGCGCCCCGTCGTAGAAGGCCACCTCGACGCCCGGCGCCTCCGACCCGACCTCGGCTTCCACGATGATGCGGTCAGGAACCGAGTGACCGATGTCGAACCAGGTGCGCCGGGTCGTCCGCACGTGGAAGCCCCAGCCGTCACCGCCCACGACGTGCGCGAAGGGCATCGGCAGGTACGTCTTCCGCGCCGCGCCCTGGCTCTTGTACTGCTCGAACACGACGCAGTCGAGCATGCTGCCGCGCTGGTCGAGGGTGTCGAAGCGCTCCCCGAATCCGGTGACGTGCTCTCCGTCCGCGAGTGGCTGCGCGAATCGCACCCGCGACGTCACCTGCCCGTCGGTGAGCACCGAGACACTGCCCGGGATGACGCGGCGCGTCCCCACCGCGGTGACGACGTCGTCGGGCGCGGGTTGCCAGGCGGCGACGCCCGTCGAGAACGCGCGGGTGCGCTGCATCCGTCCCGCGTCGGTCGTCCCGATAAAGAGGTACACCAGTGTGGTCCCCGCTTCCGGCGCGGTCGTCTTGAGCACCCACCCGCCGCCGTTTCCCGCCAGGCGCTCCTGCGCCGCGGCGAGGTGCCCGTCGGGCTCGGCCGCGCTCTCGGTGCGGGTCGGCTCGACGCGCGTGAGCGGCTCGCTCCGCGTCGTCACCGTGCCGTCCGGGGCCGTGACCGTGATCTCGGCGACCACCTCGCCCACGTCGGCCGACGCCCGCACGCCCAGTCGCAGCGGCTCGCCGGCGACGGGGTGGACGGGCCAGCGCTGATCGGTCGTCACGAGGTAGGGGTGACCCGATCCGGCCGGTCGGTGCGTGATCATGCGGAGTGCTCCTCAGAGGCGCTCGGGCGGCCGAGGTCGACCGCGAGTCGGATGTACATGGCGTGGCTCCACAGCAGTGGACGCGCCGAGGGCCCCCAGCGCGTCACCCACTCGTCGAGCCGGTCGGGGGCGAGCAGATGATCTTCGACCTGCTCGGGCATCGCACCGTCGGCGTCGACGGTCGCTCCGGCCCAGTCGAGCAGCTGCTCCGCGCGCTCACGGTCGCCCGCGCGCAGCTGCGCGAGCCCGAGGAAGCACGACAGCAGCGGCCATTGCCCGCCGCCGAAGTAGGTGTCGTCGACGAAGCGGTGCACGCCGCCGCCGACGGTGAGGTCGGTTTCGATCGCCGAGATGGTCGCGAGCCCCAGAGCGGATGCCGCGGGCACGACGTCCATCACCCCGACAAGGGCGGCGAGGCTGGCGTCGACCGCGGTCGATCCCACCCATTTCACGAGGTGCGGGGCCCGTCCGTCGCGTGCGGCGCTGACGCCCCGCTCGGTGATCGCCGCATCGATCTCGTCGGCGAGCGCCTCGGCGACGAGGCGGTGCTCGGCGCCGAGCGCCGGCAGCGCCGCGGCTGCGCGGGCGCCGGCCACGAGGCATCCGAGAGTCGAGATGTGCACGTGCTCGGAGTGCTCTTCCCACCAGTCGAAGCAGGGGCGCTGCCACGATGCGGCGAGGTAGTCGAGGGTGAGGCCGATCGCTTCGGCCCAGCGGCCGGGGTCGGCGTCGTGACGGGCGACGTGCGCGCCGACCGCCCAGATCCAGGTGCCGTAGCCGTCGAGCTGGAAGTCCCACCAGTCGTCGTCGCCGTCGCGGCCGTCGAAGGTGAAGCGGGTGGGGAGCATTTCGCTGTCGGCGAGCGGGCGCCCCGCCTGGGCCGCCGCGACGATCCGCCCGATCTGCGCCGACCGCGACACGATGACGCCCGCGCACCAGTCGAAGAACCGCTCAGCCGACGCCATCCGGCCGGCGCTCGACATCGCGTCGGCGATGAACGCCCCGTCGCGGAACCAGCTGTAGCCGGCGTACGCCGAGAACGTCGGGCTCGCAGGGTAGGCGCCGGTCGGGTCTTGGAGGCGCTCGATCAGGTCGATGCTGCCGGCGACGAGGGCTTGCCGGTCGATCTGCGCGGTGTGGGAGAAGGCTCCGGAAGGAGGAACGGTCATGGTGTGTCCTGGAGGGTCGAAGCGAGGAAGGGCAGGCGAGAACGCCCAGGCGCAGGGGGCGACCCGGCGGCGGGGAGTGAAGACCCCGCCGCCGGGTCATCCCGATGTCAGCCGCCGATGACCGCGTTGATGCGCTCCTCGGCCGAGGCGAGCGCGTCTTCGACGCTCTTCCGCCCGGCCTGGGCTTCGACGAGCTCTTCGGTCATGATGTCCTGCATCTCCTGCTGGCCTTCGCCGACCACCGGCTGCAGGGCGACCTCGTCGAGCGAGTCGAACACGGCCTGCCGGTTCTCGGGGTCGCCGCGGGTGAGGTAGCTCTCGAGCTCGGCCTCATCCGAGATGGCGGGAAGCTCCCATCCGGCGTCGAGGCGGATCTGCACCATCACGTCGCTCGAGGTGAGGAACTCGGCGAACGCCTGCGCGGCCTCCTGGTTCTCCGAGTCGGCCGACACGGCGACGCCGTTGGAGAACAGGGCGCTCGCCTGCTGCGTGTTGCCGGGTTCGACGGCGATGTCCCACCCGAAGGGCACGTCGGCGAAGGCGCCGAACATCCAGATGCCGGTGTGCAGCATCGCGAGGTTGCCGCTGGTGAACAGCTCGGTGTCGAAGTCGGGCGTTCCCTGTCCCTGTTCGATCGTCGGCATGACGGTGCCGCTCTTCTCGACGAGCCACTCGGCGGCTTCGATCCCCTCGGGGGTGTTGAAGGCGACCGCGGTGCCGTCGTCGTTGAGGAACTGCCCGCCGTTCTGGGCGAGCACCTTGTAGAACTCGAAGAAGCTCACCGGCTGGTGGTCGCCCCACACTCCGGCATCCTGATCGGTCAGGGCTTCGGCGGCGGCGAGCTCTTCCGACCAGGTCCAGTCGGCCGAGGGGTAGTCCAGGCCCGCGGCGTCGAAGAGGTCCTTGTTGTAGAAGAGCACGACGGTCGAGAACGAGCTCGGCAGCGCGTACTGCGCACCGTCGGCCTGGTACGCCTCGAGCACGCTCTGGCGGTACACCGACGGGTCTTCGACGTCGAGCTCGGCCAGCACGCCGTTGGCCTGGTACTCGGCGAATCCGCCGTACTCGATGTCGAACACGTCTGAGACGGTGCCGGCAGCGACATCCGTCTGCAAAGCGGTGGCGTAGTCGGCGTACGGCAGGGTGGTGACCTCGACGGTGATGCCGGGGTTCTCTTCCTCGAAGGCGTCGACGATGGTCTGAAGGTTCTCTTCGTTGCCGCCGTTCGAGATGAAGTTGGTGTAGCTGATGGTGACGTTCTCGCTGCCGCCCTCGCTGCCACCCGTGCTGCCGGCGGCGCAGCCGGTGAGCACGAGTCCTGCGGCGACGATGCCGACACCGGCTTTTGCGGTGACTCTCATGATGGGTATCTCCTTTGATGCGGTGGGACGGGTCCCTGTGGTGAAGAACGGGAGGGTGAGTCGGGTCGGGGCTACTTGAGCCCCGTGTTCGCGACCCCCTGGATGATGTATTTCTGGGCGAAGAGGTAAAGGGCGAGCATCGGCAGGATGCTGATGACCGAGCCGGCCATGACGATGTCCCACTGCGTCGTGTACTGGCCCTGCAGGCCGGCGAGCGCGACGGGGAGGGTCTGCACCTCGGGTGAGCGCAGCACGACGAGCGGCCAGAGGAAGCTGTTCCAGCTGCCCATGAACGCGAAGACCGCGAGGGTCGCGAGGGCCGGACGGATGTTGGGGAGGATGACGCCCCAGAAGATGCGGAAGTGTCCCGCGCCGTCGAGCGAGGCGGCTTCGTCGAGCTGAACCGGCACCTGGTTCATCGCCTGGCGGAGAAGGAAGACCCCGAACGCGGCGGCGAGGGTCGGGAGGACGGCTCCGAAGTAGGTGTCGACGAGCCCCCAGGTGCGCAGCTGCGCGAAGAGCGGCACGACCAGCACCTGCAGCGGGATCATCATGGTCGCGAGGTAGATGCCGAACACCACCCCGCGCCCGGGGAAGGGCAGCCGGCTGAAGACGTAGGCGGCGGTGGCGCTGGTGAACAGCTGCGCGAGCGTGGTGATGACCGCGAGCAGCAGGCTGTTGCCGACGACGCGGGCGAACGGCACGTCGGTGAAGAGCCGCAGGTAGGCGTCGAGGCTGGGGTTCGCGGGGAAGAACGACGGCGTGCCGCTCAGGCCCGTGCCCGGGGAGAGCGAGGTGATGAGCGTCCAGTAGAAGGGGAAGAACATCGCCAGCGCCCCGAGGGCGATCACCACGTGGAGGATGATCGAGCGTGCGCTCCAGCGCGTGCGGGGCCCGGTGCGCGGGCCGGTGCGCGGGCGCTGCCGGGTGAGGGTCGTCTCAGCCATAGTTCACCCACCGGCGCTGTCCGCGGATCTGAATGACGGTGACGGCGAGGATGACGATGAACAGCATCCATGAGAGAGCGGATGCTTCGCCCGCACGTCCGTACCGGAAGGTGAGGTCGTAGATCTGCTGCACCACCACCTGGGTCGCGCCGCCCGGGCCGCCGCCGGTCATCGCATACACCTGGTCGAAGACCTGGAAGCCGTTGATGAGCGAGATGACGAGCACGAAGAACGTCGCCGGGGAGAGCAGGGGCAGGGTGACCGAGAAGAAGCGCCGCCAGGGTCCGGCTCCGTCGACGCGGGCGGCGTCGAGCAGCTCGGGGTCGATCGCCTGGAGCCCGGCGAGGAGGATCACCATGACGAACCCGATGTCTTTCCATGCCGACGCGAGAATGATCGACGGCATCGCCCAGGCCGGGTCGGTCCACCAGCCGGGGCCGTCGATGCCGAAGAACCCGAGCACGGTGTTGACCACGCCGTTGGAGGGATTGAGCAGCCACCGCCAGACGAGGGCGACGACGATCCAGCTGGTGATGACGGGGAGGAAGTAGATGCCCCGGAAGAGGGTGCGGCCGCGGAGCGCGGTGTTGAGCGCGAGGGCGATGAGGAGGCCCCCGACGTACACCAGCGGCAGGTAGCCGAGGATGTAGTACAGGGTGTGCCAGAAGATGGCGGCGGTCTCGGGGTTGGTGAGCAGCCGCACGTAGTTGTCGAAACCGACCCACTCCGCGGGGCGGAGGAGGTTCCACTCGGTGAGGCTGATGCCGGCCGCGGCGACCATCGGCACGAGCACGAAGAGGGTGAGCGGCACCGCGCTCGGCAAGAGGAACACCAGCACGGTGAGGGCGTAGCGCAGGCGTCGCGAGCCGCGACGGCGCGAAACGGCCGGGCCGAGGGCGGGGGGTCCGTCGACCGGCGGGGTGGCCGTGGCTTGGCTGAGCAGCCCGGTCATCACCGGCTCCCCTGGCCGACCAGGCGCGCACGGATGAGGCGGCCCTGGTCGCCGACGTCACTGCCGGTGTCGAAGGGGGTGGCGAGCACGAGGGCCGCGGCACCCTGCGCCCAGCTGTCGTCGAGCCAGGTCTCGACGTTCACCGGGATGGTGCGGCGGTGCCGCTGCAGGTGCGAGCGGAACGCGGGCTCGAACCCGGCCGACCAGTGCGACCAGGCGACGGTACCCTCGCCGAGCACCACGATGGCCGCGGGATCGATGACGTGGACGATGCCGGCGAGGGTGCGCCCGAGGAGGCGCCCGGCGTCGCGGTAGAGCGCGATCGCCGCGTCGTCGCCCGCCTCGGCGGCGGCGAGAAGGTCGTCGATGCCGGCGCCCGGGTCGATGATGCCGGCCTCGCGGGCGCGGCGGACGAGAGCGGCTTCGCCGATGACGGCTTCGAGACAGCCGAGGTTGCCGCAGCTGCAGAGGGGGCCGTCGTCGGCGACGGGGATGTGTCCGATCTCGCCCGCGCCACCCGACGCGGCGCGGAGCACCGTGCCCTCGACGACGATGCCGGCGCCGATGCCGGCGCCGATCGTGACGACGAGGAAGTTCTCGTGCGAGCGGCCGATGCCGTAGAGGCGCTCGGCCACGGCGAGGGCGTTGACGTCGTTCTCGATGACGACGGGAAGACCGATCGCTCCGCGGAGCGCTTCGCCGAGGTGGATGCTGTTCCACCCGAGCACGCCGCACTCGACGACGCCGTTGCCCGGCTCGTCGACCGTACCCGGCACCGCGACCCCGACGCCGAGGAGAGTGACCTCGTCACCGGCGTCGATGAAGGCCTGGATGCGGTCGGCGAGGTCGAGCACGAAGGTGCTGGCGGTCGCGTCGAACGGCACTTCGGCCGAACGGATGACGCGCCCCGCGATGCCCACCTCGACGAGGGCGACGTGGGTGGCGCCGACCTTCACCCCGATCGCGTGGCCCGCCGATGCGGCGAGACCGAGCAGTCGCGCGGGGCGACCGCCGCTGGAGGGTGCCTGCTCGAGCTCGGCCACGAGTCCTTCGCCGATGAGCTGCTTCACGAGCTGCGTGATGAGCGCGGGCGAGAGATTCAGCGTGCGGGCCAGGTCGGCGCGGGAGGCCGCGCCGTGCGCCCCGAGCTGGGCGAGGATCGCCGACCGATTGACGTCGGTGCGGTGAAGAGACGATGTCATCGTTGACCTCAGATCTTTCTAAACGACTTCATTTAAAACTAAACAAAGTCGGAAAGCAAGAGGGAACTTCCTCGGTCGTCGAGTGAGCGCAGCGAGTCGAAACGCCCCCCATGTCGATTCCCGCCCGCCCCACTCGACGCATCTGTGAAAGCAATCCGAAGGAGTGAAGATGCGCGAGTTGGTCTGGACGGGGTTCATGACGGTCGACGGGGTGGTCGACTCCCCCGGTGGCGTCGAGGAGGGGCATCCGGGCGGAGGCTGGGTCTTCCGGACGGATCTGGTGCCGGAGACGTTCGACCTGAAGGTCGCCGAGCTCGAAGAGACGTCGGCGCTCATGTTCGGCAGGCGCAGCTTCGAATCGTTCCGCGACTTCTGGCCGACCTCTGCCGACCACGCCGATTACAACCCGCTGCCGAAGTACGTGGTGTCGTCGACGCTGAGCGAGAGCGCGCTGCATCCGCAGTGGCGCGAGCAGACGATCCTGCGCACCACAGCCGATGTGGCCGAGCTGAAGAAGACCGACGGGGGCGCCATCTTCATCCACGGCAGTGCCGAGTTGGCACGGCGCCTCGCCGACGAAGGACTCATCGACCGGTACAACCTGCTGGTGTTCCCCGCACTGGTCGGGGGCGGCAAGGGCGTCTTCGCCGAGCAGCCGCACCCCGAGCGGCGGCTTGCCCTCCGGGAGTCGGAGGCGTACTCGAACGGCGTGCTCAAGCTGATCTACGAGGTGGTCCGCTGACCTGAGGCGAGCCCACTACTCCGGTCGTTGAGCGAGCGAAGCGAGACGAGACGCGGGCTCACCAGAGCAGCAGCGCCAACCCCGAAGCGTTGTAGAGCACGTGCGCGGCAATCGCCGCCCACAGCCGTCCGGTCACCACGGTCAACACCCCGCACCCGACGCCGACCACGAGCGATCCGATGATGAGGCCGACCGGCACGAGCGACCCGGCGGCCACGACGTGCAGCAGCACGAACGCCGCGGTCGATGTCGTGACGGCGACGATCGACGCACCGATCCGCCCGGCGTCTGACAGTGCGTCGAACAGCGCGCGGACCAGCAGCCCTCGGAAGTACAGCTCCTCGATGATGGGCGAGATGAGCACCGCGGCCGACGCGGCGATCGCCAACGCGATGGTCGCGTCCCCCGTCAGCGCTCCGCCGAGCGGCCCGCCGAACCCGCCCAGGGTCGGCGCAACGAGCTCGACGACCGCGCGGGCGACGACACCGACGAACAGTCCATATAAGAGGTCGGTCCAGATCCAGTGACGGATGCCGGTGGCCCGCGCGAATCCGATCAGAGACGTGAACGCGGCTGCGGCGACGACGGCGATGATGAGCGGCGCGTTCGCAGCGAAGATCGATGCGACGGCGGCGATCCATCCGGGCATGCCCGCCCACATCGGTCCGGTCGCGTCGACGACGAAGAGAAGGAGAGCCGCCGCCGCGAACCCGCCGGCGGCGATGAGAAGCGCCCGCCACGGCTGGTGGTACGACCGGGTGAAGAGATACGGCTGCCCCGGGGTGACGCCCGGGACGGAAGACATAGAGAAAATGCTATCCGCAATGCTCGCCGATTCACGACGCAACGACAGCGACCCCGGGCACGTGCCCGGGGTCGCTGTCTG encodes the following:
- a CDS encoding sugar ABC transporter substrate-binding protein — translated: MRVTAKAGVGIVAAGLVLTGCAAGSTGGSEGGSENVTISYTNFISNGGNEENLQTIVDAFEEENPGITVEVTTLPYADYATALQTDVAAGTVSDVFDIEYGGFAEYQANGVLAELDVEDPSVYRQSVLEAYQADGAQYALPSSFSTVVLFYNKDLFDAAGLDYPSADWTWSEELAAAEALTDQDAGVWGDHQPVSFFEFYKVLAQNGGQFLNDDGTAVAFNTPEGIEAAEWLVEKSGTVMPTIEQGQGTPDFDTELFTSGNLAMLHTGIWMFGAFADVPFGWDIAVEPGNTQQASALFSNGVAVSADSENQEAAQAFAEFLTSSDVMVQIRLDAGWELPAISDEAELESYLTRGDPENRQAVFDSLDEVALQPVVGEGQQEMQDIMTEELVEAQAGRKSVEDALASAEERINAVIGG
- a CDS encoding carbohydrate ABC transporter permease is translated as MAETTLTRQRPRTGPRTGPRTRWSARSIILHVVIALGALAMFFPFYWTLITSLSPGTGLSGTPSFFPANPSLDAYLRLFTDVPFARVVGNSLLLAVITTLAQLFTSATAAYVFSRLPFPGRGVVFGIYLATMMIPLQVLVVPLFAQLRTWGLVDTYFGAVLPTLAAAFGVFLLRQAMNQVPVQLDEAASLDGAGHFRIFWGVILPNIRPALATLAVFAFMGSWNSFLWPLVVLRSPEVQTLPVALAGLQGQYTTQWDIVMAGSVISILPMLALYLFAQKYIIQGVANTGLK
- a CDS encoding ROK family transcriptional regulator, with amino-acid sequence MTSSLHRTDVNRSAILAQLGAHGAASRADLARTLNLSPALITQLVKQLIGEGLVAELEQAPSSGGRPARLLGLAASAGHAIGVKVGATHVALVEVGIAGRVIRSAEVPFDATASTFVLDLADRIQAFIDAGDEVTLLGVGVAVPGTVDEPGNGVVECGVLGWNSIHLGEALRGAIGLPVVIENDVNALAVAERLYGIGRSHENFLVVTIGAGIGAGIVVEGTVLRAASGGAGEIGHIPVADDGPLCSCGNLGCLEAVIGEAALVRRAREAGIIDPGAGIDDLLAAAEAGDDAAIALYRDAGRLLGRTLAGIVHVIDPAAIVVLGEGTVAWSHWSAGFEPAFRSHLQRHRRTIPVNVETWLDDSWAQGAAALVLATPFDTGSDVGDQGRLIRARLVGQGSR
- a CDS encoding glycoside hydrolase family 15 protein, which translates into the protein MTVPPSGAFSHTAQIDRQALVAGSIDLIERLQDPTGAYPASPTFSAYAGYSWFRDGAFIADAMSSAGRMASAERFFDWCAGVIVSRSAQIGRIVAAAQAGRPLADSEMLPTRFTFDGRDGDDDWWDFQLDGYGTWIWAVGAHVARHDADPGRWAEAIGLTLDYLAASWQRPCFDWWEEHSEHVHISTLGCLVAGARAAAALPALGAEHRLVAEALADEIDAAITERGVSAARDGRAPHLVKWVGSTAVDASLAALVGVMDVVPAASALGLATISAIETDLTVGGGVHRFVDDTYFGGGQWPLLSCFLGLAQLRAGDRERAEQLLDWAGATVDADGAMPEQVEDHLLAPDRLDEWVTRWGPSARPLLWSHAMYIRLAVDLGRPSASEEHSA
- a CDS encoding sugar ABC transporter permease — encoded protein: MTGLLSQATATPPVDGPPALGPAVSRRRGSRRLRYALTVLVFLLPSAVPLTLFVLVPMVAAAGISLTEWNLLRPAEWVGFDNYVRLLTNPETAAIFWHTLYYILGYLPLVYVGGLLIALALNTALRGRTLFRGIYFLPVITSWIVVALVWRWLLNPSNGVVNTVLGFFGIDGPGWWTDPAWAMPSIILASAWKDIGFVMVILLAGLQAIDPELLDAARVDGAGPWRRFFSVTLPLLSPATFFVLVISLINGFQVFDQVYAMTGGGPGGATQVVVQQIYDLTFRYGRAGEASALSWMLFIVILAVTVIQIRGQRRWVNYG
- a CDS encoding dihydrofolate reductase family protein, which encodes MRELVWTGFMTVDGVVDSPGGVEEGHPGGGWVFRTDLVPETFDLKVAELEETSALMFGRRSFESFRDFWPTSADHADYNPLPKYVVSSTLSESALHPQWREQTILRTTADVAELKKTDGGAIFIHGSAELARRLADEGLIDRYNLLVFPALVGGGKGVFAEQPHPERRLALRESEAYSNGVLKLIYEVVR
- a CDS encoding CPBP family glutamic-type intramembrane protease, producing MSSVPGVTPGQPYLFTRSYHQPWRALLIAAGGFAAAALLLFVVDATGPMWAGMPGWIAAVASIFAANAPLIIAVVAAAAFTSLIGFARATGIRHWIWTDLLYGLFVGVVARAVVELVAPTLGGFGGPLGGALTGDATIALAIAASAAVLISPIIEELYFRGLLVRALFDALSDAGRIGASIVAVTTSTAAFVLLHVVAAGSLVPVGLIIGSLVVGVGCGVLTVVTGRLWAAIAAHVLYNASGLALLLW
- a CDS encoding TIM-barrel domain-containing protein; amino-acid sequence: MITHRPAGSGHPYLVTTDQRWPVHPVAGEPLRLGVRASADVGEVVAEITVTAPDGTVTTRSEPLTRVEPTRTESAAEPDGHLAAAQERLAGNGGGWVLKTTAPEAGTTLVYLFIGTTDAGRMQRTRAFSTGVAAWQPAPDDVVTAVGTRRVIPGSVSVLTDGQVTSRVRFAQPLADGEHVTGFGERFDTLDQRGSMLDCVVFEQYKSQGAARKTYLPMPFAHVVGGDGWGFHVRTTRRTWFDIGHSVPDRIIVEAEVGSEAPGVEVAFYDGAPREVLDAFVGETGRPEELPDWVFRLWASGNEWNTQAEVLRQMDLHREHDVPVGSVVIEAWSDESTFTAFHDAQYAVTEDGAPHRLADFTFPADGAWPDPKGMVDDLHARDIRVLLWQIPLLKARPHPTGQAKADREAAVQENVLIREPDARGGLRPYRNRGWWFPLSTMPDLTDERAARWWTEKRRYLVEEVGIDGFKTDGGEHAWGSELVYLDGRRGDEANNTFAVAYAKAYGDLLRSAGKAPVTFSRAGFTGAGAHGAVWAGDENSTWEAFRWSMFAGLSAAASGILYWGWDIAGFSGPLPTAELYLRATAASTFVPIMQYHSEFNHHRTPLRDRTPWNVASETGDERVLPVFRGFAQLRERLVPYLAASARETVRTSLPLMRPVYFDHPSFEGAWSHPFQWFLGADLFVSPVVAEGEAEHEVALPPGEWVDAFRGERVSGGVVLRRTVEIDEVPVYVRAEAWEAMRAVFGR